One genomic segment of [Pasteurella] aerogenes includes these proteins:
- the atzC gene encoding amidohydrolase, giving the protein MRNHVRSFKTYIRDEIIKKGGWVNSHAHADRAFTMTPEKIGIYHNSNLQQKWDLVDEVKRTSSVDDYYARFCQAIELMISQGVTAFGTFVDIDPICEDRAIIAAHKAREVYKHDITLKFANQTLKGVIEPTARKWFDIGSEMVDMIGGLPYRDELDYGRGLEAMDILLDKAKSLGIMCHVHVDQFNTPREKETEQLCDKTIEHGMQGRVVAIHGISIGAHSKEYRYKLYEKMREAQMMIIACPMAWIDSNRKEDLMPFHNALTPADEMIPEGITVAIGTDNICDYMVPLCEGDMWQELSLLAAGCRFPDLDAMVNIASINGRKVLGLDV; this is encoded by the coding sequence ATGCGTAACCATGTTCGTAGTTTTAAAACCTACATCCGAGACGAAATTATCAAAAAAGGCGGTTGGGTCAATTCTCATGCCCATGCCGACCGTGCGTTTACCATGACGCCGGAAAAAATTGGCATTTATCATAACAGCAATTTGCAACAAAAATGGGATTTGGTGGATGAGGTGAAACGAACCTCCAGTGTGGACGATTATTATGCGCGTTTTTGCCAAGCGATCGAATTAATGATTTCACAAGGGGTTACCGCATTCGGCACCTTTGTCGATATCGATCCGATTTGTGAAGATCGGGCGATTATCGCCGCCCACAAAGCACGCGAAGTGTATAAACACGACATTACCTTAAAATTTGCCAACCAAACCTTAAAAGGCGTAATTGAACCGACTGCACGCAAATGGTTTGATATTGGTTCGGAAATGGTTGATATGATCGGTGGCTTGCCATATCGTGATGAATTGGATTATGGACGCGGATTGGAAGCGATGGATATTTTATTGGATAAAGCCAAATCCTTAGGCATTATGTGCCATGTCCATGTGGATCAATTTAATACGCCACGCGAAAAAGAAACCGAGCAGCTTTGTGATAAAACTATCGAACACGGAATGCAAGGACGTGTAGTGGCGATTCACGGAATTTCTATTGGCGCCCATTCTAAAGAATATCGCTATAAATTGTATGAAAAAATGCGGGAAGCGCAAATGATGATTATTGCTTGTCCGATGGCATGGATCGACAGTAACCGCAAAGAAGATTTAATGCCTTTTCATAATGCGTTAACGCCGGCAGATGAAATGATTCCGGAAGGGATTACGGTGGCAATCGGTACCGATAATATTTGTGATTACATGGTACCGCTGTGCGAAGGGGATATGTGGCAAGAATTGAGTTTACTGGCAGCAGGATGTCGTTTTCCGGATCTTGATGCCATGGTCAATATTGCCAGTATTAACGGACGCAAAGTATTAGGATTGGATGTGTAA
- the ygfZ gene encoding glycine cleavage T-protein family protein: MSEIILLQQYQLIELTGVDAEKFLQGQLTCDVTALSLGASTLAAHCDPKGKMSSIFRLLRMGEQHFGLIIRKTLLPSALAQLKKYAVFSKVEFDLPDAAILGILGELPKIEAQYVLSLAPSAHLLINPQGEWQATQGEKAWDRWEIQQGYPILSAPAQFEFLPQALNLQAIEHAISFHKGCYIGQETVARAKYRGANKRAMFTFSAQTESAVEILSEIEMQLENGWRKTGSILSAVNLDGVLWLQVVMNNQSDANAFRLPSGEILHSVPLPYSLDD; encoded by the coding sequence ATGAGTGAAATTATCCTACTTCAACAATATCAATTGATCGAATTAACTGGTGTTGATGCCGAAAAATTTTTGCAAGGGCAACTGACTTGTGATGTGACCGCTTTATCGCTTGGGGCATCAACTTTAGCCGCACATTGTGACCCGAAAGGCAAGATGAGTTCAATTTTCCGCTTGCTGCGTATGGGGGAACAACATTTTGGCTTGATTATCCGCAAAACTTTATTGCCGAGTGCGTTAGCGCAGTTAAAAAAATATGCGGTCTTTTCTAAAGTGGAATTTGATCTGCCAGATGCGGCAATTTTAGGCATTTTGGGCGAATTACCTAAAATTGAGGCACAATATGTTTTATCTCTCGCGCCGAGCGCACATCTGTTGATTAATCCGCAAGGCGAATGGCAAGCAACACAAGGGGAAAAAGCGTGGGATCGTTGGGAAATTCAGCAAGGTTATCCGATTTTAAGTGCGCCGGCGCAATTTGAATTTTTGCCGCAAGCGTTGAATTTACAAGCGATAGAACACGCTATCTCTTTCCACAAAGGTTGCTATATCGGACAGGAAACCGTAGCGCGCGCCAAATATCGTGGCGCGAATAAACGCGCAATGTTTACTTTTTCCGCGCAAACAGAAAGTGCGGTGGAAATTTTGAGCGAAATTGAAATGCAACTGGAAAATGGATGGCGCAAAACTGGTAGCATATTAAGTGCGGTCAATTTAGACGGCGTTTTGTGGTTACAAGTTGTGATGAATAATCAATCGGATGCCAATGCCTTCCGATTGCCAAGCGGCGAAATCTTGCACTCGGTTCCATTGCCTTATTCGTTGGACGATTAA
- the hpcC gene encoding 5-carboxymethyl-2-hydroxymuconate semialdehyde dehydrogenase — METVLNFINGKQVESKGENVWPIFNPATGKQIRQVRMSTGDEVLEAVDVAQKAFPAWASTSPLRRARILFKFKELLQRDWDKLAALITEEHGKTFSDAKGELTRGLEVVEFACGIPHLLKGEFSEQAGRGIDIHSTMQPLGVCVGITPFNFPAMVPMWMFPIALACGNTFILKPAKADPTLTIRLAELLKEAGLPDGVFNVVHGDRHDNEILLRDPRVKAVSFVGSSVAAEHVHKLGSEYGKRVQALGAAKNHGLVMPDVDIEATANALLGAAFGAAGERCMALPLAVTIDDATADKLVAALKPKVEALRFGPGMPKEGEKEMDFGPLITKQHRDNVSRYVDKGVEEGATLVVDGRGKAPAGYEDGFFIGPTLFDHVTADMTIYKEEIFGPVLGIVRAKSFEEAMKLINEHQFGNGTAIFTNNGAAAREFAYQVQAGMVGINVPIPVPMAFHCFGGWKESVYGALNVYGPDGVRFYTKMKTVTSRWPEFDTHAQSASFAMPTL; from the coding sequence ATGGAAACAGTTTTGAATTTTATCAATGGTAAACAGGTTGAAAGCAAAGGGGAAAATGTATGGCCGATTTTCAATCCGGCTACCGGTAAGCAAATTCGTCAAGTGCGTATGAGTACCGGTGATGAAGTGTTAGAAGCAGTCGATGTTGCACAAAAAGCATTTCCGGCTTGGGCTTCGACTTCGCCATTACGCCGTGCTCGTATTTTATTTAAGTTTAAAGAGTTATTACAACGTGATTGGGATAAATTAGCCGCATTAATTACTGAAGAACATGGTAAAACTTTCTCGGATGCAAAAGGGGAGTTAACTCGAGGTTTAGAAGTTGTAGAATTTGCATGCGGTATTCCTCATCTATTAAAAGGTGAATTTTCTGAACAAGCAGGTCGTGGTATTGATATTCATTCTACGATGCAACCTTTAGGGGTTTGTGTAGGTATTACGCCATTTAACTTCCCGGCGATGGTACCGATGTGGATGTTCCCGATTGCGTTAGCTTGTGGTAATACTTTTATTTTGAAACCAGCAAAAGCAGATCCAACGCTAACTATTCGTTTAGCTGAGTTATTAAAAGAAGCCGGTTTACCGGATGGTGTGTTTAACGTAGTGCATGGAGATCGTCACGATAATGAAATTTTATTGCGTGATCCTCGTGTGAAAGCCGTCAGCTTTGTTGGTTCAAGTGTGGCAGCCGAACATGTACACAAATTAGGTTCTGAATACGGTAAACGAGTGCAAGCATTGGGTGCGGCGAAAAACCATGGTTTAGTGATGCCGGATGTGGATATTGAAGCGACAGCCAATGCCCTATTAGGTGCCGCGTTTGGTGCTGCCGGTGAACGTTGTATGGCACTTCCGCTTGCAGTGACCATTGACGATGCGACAGCGGATAAATTGGTTGCAGCCTTAAAACCAAAAGTAGAAGCGTTGCGCTTTGGTCCGGGTATGCCAAAAGAGGGTGAAAAAGAAATGGATTTCGGTCCATTAATTACTAAACAACATCGTGATAATGTTAGTCGTTATGTTGATAAAGGCGTTGAAGAAGGCGCTACTTTAGTGGTTGATGGTCGCGGTAAAGCTCCGGCAGGATACGAAGATGGTTTCTTTATTGGACCAACATTATTTGACCACGTTACTGCAGATATGACCATCTACAAAGAAGAAATTTTTGGTCCAGTATTAGGTATTGTTCGGGCAAAAAGCTTTGAAGAGGCTATGAAGTTGATTAACGAGCATCAATTTGGTAACGGTACTGCAATTTTCACTAATAATGGTGCTGCGGCTCGTGAGTTTGCCTATCAAGTACAAGCCGGTATGGTCGGTATCAACGTTCCGATTCCGGTTCCGATGGCATTCCATTGCTTCGGTGGTTGGAAAGAATCGGTGTATGGTGCTTTAAATGTTTACGGACCAGATGGTGTACGTTTCTACACTAAAATGAAAACAGTTACCAGTCGTTGGCCGGAATTTGATACTCATGCTCAATCTGCATCATTTGCTATGCCTACATTATAA
- a CDS encoding K+ -transporting ATPase — MIYSMTAFARLEIKKEWGDAVWEIRSVNQRYLETFFRLPEQFRALENPLREKLRQRLTRGKIECSLRIDQRKQNAQNLQLNQELAQQVIQSLQWLQQQAGGGEINLTDVLRYPGVVETPEQDLDIISQDLLGAFDTLLQDFIAMRAREGEKLLEVLEQRLASVTQEAQKVRSKMPTILQWQRDRLLQRFAEIQLQADPQRLEQEMVLLAQRVDVAEELDRLQMHVKETRNILLKGGAVGRKLDFMMQELNRESNTLASKSIDADVTAAAVELKVLIEQMREQIQNLE, encoded by the coding sequence ATGATTTACAGCATGACAGCATTCGCACGCCTTGAAATTAAAAAAGAATGGGGCGATGCGGTATGGGAAATTCGTTCGGTGAACCAGCGTTATTTGGAAACCTTTTTTCGGTTGCCGGAACAATTTCGCGCTTTGGAAAATCCGTTGCGGGAAAAACTGCGTCAACGTTTAACGCGCGGTAAAATTGAATGCAGCTTGCGTATTGATCAACGAAAGCAAAATGCACAAAATTTGCAATTAAATCAAGAACTCGCACAGCAAGTTATCCAATCGTTGCAATGGTTACAACAACAGGCCGGCGGCGGTGAAATTAATTTAACCGATGTATTGCGCTATCCCGGTGTGGTGGAAACGCCGGAACAGGATTTGGATATTATCAGTCAGGATTTATTGGGTGCTTTTGATACCTTATTGCAAGATTTTATTGCAATGCGCGCGCGCGAAGGGGAAAAATTGTTGGAGGTGTTGGAGCAACGATTGGCTTCCGTGACGCAAGAAGCGCAAAAAGTGCGGTCAAAAATGCCGACGATTTTGCAATGGCAACGGGATCGTTTATTGCAACGGTTTGCCGAAATTCAATTACAAGCGGATCCGCAACGTTTAGAGCAAGAAATGGTTTTGTTGGCGCAGCGCGTGGATGTGGCGGAAGAATTGGATCGTTTGCAGATGCATGTGAAAGAAACGCGTAATATTTTGCTAAAAGGTGGCGCAGTTGGACGTAAATTGGATTTTATGATGCAAGAGCTTAATCGCGAAAGCAATACCTTGGCGTCAAAATCTATTGATGCAGACGTGACTGCGGCAGCGGTTGAACTGAAAGTGTTGATTGAACAAATGCGCGAGCAAATTCAGAATTTGGAATAA
- the djlA gene encoding dnaJ-like protein DjlA — protein MNFIGKLLGLFVGWKIGGPFGAVVGVFLGHLADKKLYELGSVNSSFFKSKITRQSLFMQTTFAVLGNLSKAKGRVTESDIALASDLMQQMQLDDANRRLAQEAFTRGKQADFPIRQVIREFRLGCGQRADLLRMFLHIQIQAAFADTHLHENEKDVLYVVAEELGLSRFQLEQILAMEFASRQFSQHAQQQGSYSQQGGYSQGNYQYRQRQSQGYQSSGPTVEDAYKVLGVSANDDRDTVKRAYRRLMNENHPDKLVAKGLPKEMLEMAKEKAQQIQAAYDLICKAKGWK, from the coding sequence ATGAATTTTATCGGAAAACTGCTTGGACTTTTTGTCGGCTGGAAGATTGGTGGACCTTTTGGTGCCGTCGTCGGCGTATTTTTAGGGCATTTAGCAGATAAAAAACTGTATGAACTCGGTAGCGTCAATTCCAGCTTTTTCAAAAGCAAAATTACCCGTCAATCCTTGTTTATGCAGACGACTTTTGCGGTGTTGGGCAATTTGAGTAAAGCCAAAGGGCGCGTGACCGAAAGCGATATAGCCCTTGCTAGCGATTTGATGCAACAAATGCAATTGGACGATGCCAACCGTCGTTTGGCGCAAGAAGCCTTTACTCGCGGCAAACAAGCGGACTTTCCTATTCGTCAAGTGATCCGTGAATTCCGTTTAGGTTGCGGACAACGCGCTGATTTGTTGCGGATGTTTTTGCATATTCAAATTCAAGCGGCATTTGCCGATACACATTTACACGAAAACGAAAAAGATGTGTTATATGTGGTGGCGGAAGAACTCGGCTTATCTCGTTTTCAGTTGGAGCAAATTTTGGCGATGGAATTTGCCTCACGCCAATTTTCACAACACGCGCAACAACAAGGCAGCTATTCTCAACAAGGCGGATATTCACAAGGGAATTATCAATATCGTCAACGTCAGTCGCAAGGCTATCAATCCTCCGGTCCGACAGTGGAAGATGCGTATAAAGTGCTGGGTGTCTCTGCCAACGACGATCGCGATACGGTGAAACGTGCTTATCGTCGTTTGATGAATGAAAATCATCCGGATAAATTGGTTGCCAAAGGATTGCCGAAAGAAATGTTGGAAATGGCAAAAGAAAAAGCGCAGCAAATTCAAGCAGCTTACGACTTAATTTGCAAAGCCAAAGGGTGGAAATAG
- the pyrE gene encoding orotate phosphoribosyltransferase, whose protein sequence is MQAYKKQFIEFALSRQVLRFGEFTLKSGRVSPYFFNAGLFNTSADLARLGEFYASAIEDNQLNYDMIFGPAYKGIPIGTTVAVALFNRYQRDVPVCFNRKEAKDHGEGGNLIGSPLQGNVLLVDDVITAGTAIREAMDLIAANQAKLSAVVIALNRKERGKGELSAIQEVERDYQCQVLSIIDLDDLMHFIEQDEQYRQYLPAMRDYREKYGVK, encoded by the coding sequence ATGCAAGCCTACAAAAAACAATTTATTGAATTTGCCTTAAGTCGCCAGGTGTTGCGTTTTGGTGAATTCACCTTAAAATCCGGTCGCGTCAGCCCGTATTTTTTTAATGCCGGCTTATTTAATACCAGCGCGGATTTAGCCCGTTTAGGGGAGTTTTACGCTTCGGCAATTGAAGATAACCAATTGAATTATGACATGATTTTCGGACCGGCGTATAAAGGTATTCCGATCGGCACGACAGTGGCGGTGGCGTTGTTTAATCGTTATCAACGTGATGTTCCCGTGTGTTTTAATCGTAAAGAAGCCAAAGATCACGGTGAAGGCGGAAATTTGATCGGTAGCCCATTGCAAGGCAACGTCTTGCTGGTCGATGATGTGATCACCGCCGGTACCGCCATTCGCGAAGCCATGGATTTGATCGCTGCCAATCAGGCAAAATTAAGCGCGGTGGTCATTGCATTAAACCGTAAAGAACGCGGCAAAGGGGAACTCTCGGCAATTCAAGAAGTCGAAAGAGATTATCAATGTCAGGTTTTATCCATTATTGATTTAGACGATTTGATGCATTTTATTGAGCAAGATGAACAATATCGTCAATATTTACCGGCGATGCGCGATTATCGCGAAAAATACGGTGTAAAATAA
- the iolB gene encoding 5-deoxy-glucuronate isomerase: MSYLLSKSHKNQPKSNGEVQKITPETANWEYVGFEMYHLQANQELKFNTETTEVCFVLVAGKASLSVADQTFEHIGNRTTPFERIPPYSVYVPHDQEVSIKAETYLELAVCRAPSPQGTLPVRLITPEEVGVEKRGYGNNKRLVHNILPETESADALLVVEVFTDEGCTSSFPSHKHDQKNSENETYLEETYYHRFEPAQGFCLQRVYTDDRSLDECMAVYDGDVVQVPKGYHPVATIAGYNNYYLNVMAGPVRKWRFTWEKDHQWINTQEYADKFK; this comes from the coding sequence GTGAGTTATTTATTATCAAAATCACACAAAAATCAGCCGAAATCTAATGGAGAAGTACAAAAAATCACCCCAGAAACAGCCAACTGGGAATATGTCGGTTTTGAAATGTACCATCTACAGGCAAATCAAGAACTAAAATTTAACACAGAAACTACCGAAGTATGTTTCGTTTTAGTTGCAGGGAAAGCCAGTTTATCTGTTGCCGATCAAACATTTGAACATATCGGTAATCGCACAACCCCGTTTGAACGTATTCCACCTTATTCGGTCTATGTACCGCATGATCAGGAAGTCAGCATCAAAGCAGAAACTTATCTTGAATTAGCCGTTTGTCGTGCGCCAAGTCCACAAGGTACCTTGCCGGTACGCTTAATTACGCCGGAAGAAGTCGGAGTAGAAAAACGCGGTTACGGTAATAACAAACGTTTAGTGCATAATATTTTACCTGAAACAGAAAGTGCCGATGCACTATTAGTCGTGGAAGTGTTCACAGATGAAGGATGTACCAGCTCCTTCCCAAGCCATAAGCATGACCAAAAAAATAGCGAAAATGAAACCTATTTAGAAGAAACCTACTATCACCGTTTCGAGCCAGCTCAAGGCTTTTGTTTACAACGAGTTTATACCGATGATCGTTCACTTGATGAATGTATGGCGGTTTATGATGGTGACGTGGTACAGGTACCAAAAGGTTATCATCCGGTTGCAACTATCGCCGGCTACAATAACTATTACCTAAACGTAATGGCAGGTCCTGTGCGTAAATGGCGTTTCACTTGGGAAAAAGATCATCAATGGATCAATACTCAAGAATACGCCGATAAATTTAAATAA
- the dusC gene encoding tRNA-dihydrouridine synthase C gives MRVILAPMQGVLDPFVRQLLTEINDYDLCVSEFVRVVDQLLPAKTFYRLCPELLTDGKTLAGTPVRVQLLGQHPQWLAENAQRAISLGSPGIDLNCGCPSKTVNGSHGGASLLKQPELIYQATKALRQAVPISLPVSVKVRLGWDSDQFAWEIADAVQQGGANEIAIHGRTKIDGYRADRINWSKIGELQQKLTIPVIANGEIFHWQDGQNCLAVTGCQDLMVGRGALNIPNLSLVLKHNQAPLDWTEIMPILQKYARVENLLDSGFYHVARIKQWLQYLKKNYLEATALFEQIKTCQSAVELREKLDASP, from the coding sequence ATGCGTGTGATTTTAGCGCCGATGCAAGGAGTGTTAGATCCCTTTGTACGCCAATTATTAACGGAAATCAATGATTACGATCTGTGCGTGTCGGAATTTGTTCGTGTAGTAGATCAACTGCTACCAGCGAAAACCTTTTATCGTCTTTGCCCCGAATTGCTCACTGATGGAAAAACCCTTGCCGGTACGCCAGTCAGGGTGCAATTATTGGGGCAACATCCACAGTGGCTGGCGGAAAATGCGCAACGTGCGATCTCACTCGGCTCGCCCGGTATTGATTTAAATTGCGGTTGCCCGTCTAAAACCGTCAATGGTAGCCATGGTGGTGCATCGCTATTAAAACAACCCGAATTAATTTATCAAGCAACAAAAGCCTTGCGCCAAGCGGTGCCGATATCTTTGCCGGTCAGCGTAAAAGTGCGTTTGGGTTGGGATAGCGATCAATTTGCTTGGGAAATTGCGGATGCAGTTCAACAAGGTGGCGCCAATGAAATCGCGATTCATGGACGTACCAAAATCGACGGTTATCGAGCAGATCGGATCAATTGGTCAAAAATCGGTGAATTGCAGCAAAAATTAACCATTCCTGTGATTGCCAACGGGGAAATTTTTCATTGGCAAGACGGACAAAATTGCTTGGCTGTGACCGGTTGTCAGGATTTGATGGTAGGGCGCGGCGCGTTAAATATTCCCAATTTAAGTCTCGTGCTAAAACACAATCAGGCGCCACTTGATTGGACAGAAATCATGCCGATTTTGCAAAAATATGCGCGGGTAGAAAATCTTTTAGACAGCGGTTTCTATCATGTGGCGCGCATTAAACAATGGCTACAATATTTAAAGAAAAATTACCTTGAAGCGACCGCGCTTTTTGAACAGATTAAAACCTGTCAAAGTGCGGTCGAATTACGCGAGAAATTGGACGCTTCGCCTTAG
- the rph gene encoding ribonuclease PH — protein MRPNERANHQPRTIKITRHYTKHAEGSVLVEFGDTKVLCTASVEESVPRFLKGQGQGWVTAEYGMLPRSTHSRMQREAAKGKQGGRTMEIQRLIARSLRAMVDLQALGERSITLDCDVIQADGGTRTASISGACVALVDAINGLITNGTLKTNPLKGLVAAISVGIVDGEAVCDLEYVEDSAAETDMNVVMMEDGRMIEVQGTAEGEPFSHEELLNLLSLAKQGCEHIFVAQRQALADE, from the coding sequence ATGCGTCCAAACGAACGAGCAAATCATCAACCAAGAACCATTAAAATTACCCGTCATTACACCAAACACGCTGAAGGCTCGGTGTTAGTCGAATTTGGCGATACCAAAGTGTTGTGTACCGCCAGTGTGGAAGAAAGTGTCCCTCGCTTTCTTAAAGGTCAAGGACAAGGTTGGGTGACTGCTGAATACGGGATGTTGCCGCGTTCGACCCATAGTCGGATGCAACGCGAAGCAGCAAAAGGAAAACAAGGCGGGCGTACCATGGAAATTCAGCGTTTAATTGCCCGTTCGTTACGTGCCATGGTCGATTTGCAAGCACTAGGCGAACGCAGTATTACCTTGGATTGTGATGTTATCCAAGCCGATGGCGGTACGCGCACCGCTTCAATTAGCGGTGCTTGCGTGGCGTTAGTTGATGCCATCAATGGCTTGATCACCAACGGTACCTTAAAAACAAATCCGTTAAAAGGCTTGGTGGCAGCGATTTCGGTTGGGATTGTCGATGGCGAAGCAGTATGCGATTTGGAATATGTGGAAGATAGCGCCGCTGAAACCGATATGAATGTGGTGATGATGGAAGACGGTCGTATGATTGAAGTGCAAGGCACCGCAGAAGGCGAACCCTTTAGCCATGAAGAATTGTTAAATTTATTAAGTTTGGCAAAACAAGGATGCGAACACATTTTTGTCGCACAACGTCAAGCCTTAGCAGATGAGTAG